Genomic DNA from Haloplanus aerogenes:
AGTGGGTGTGGGTGCGGAGCACGGCGAACCGAGCCACGAGGACTAGTTTTCGCTGCTGACGGCGGCCTCGTCGGCGACGAACGCGCGAATGATCGCGCTCTCGGCCCGGTGGAGACGTTCGCTGGCCGTCGATTTGGCGATTCCGAGGTGGTCGGCGAGTTCCGTCAGTGTACAGGTCCGGGGCGTGTCGTAGTAGCCTTGCTCCACCGCCGTCTCGATCAGCCGTCGCTGGCCGTCGGTGACGACCGACTCCGAGTCGATGGAGGTGCGGACGGACCGCACGTCGAACTGGAGGCCGAAGGTCCGAAACTGATCGGCGAGGGAGGACAGACGGTCCCGCGGCGCGGTGATCTCCAGGTCGGCGATGCCGTCGACGATGGTCACGGGGGGTTCGAACGGTGCCCGCGAGTTCCGGATGGAGAGGAGGAGGAGCGGGTCGTCGGTTTCGAACTGCACGAGCGCCCGGTCGTCGCCCCGGTAGAGAGTTTCGAACACGCGGACGCCCTCGGACTCGTCCAGTCCGGCGAGGACGCCGCCCACGTCGGCCGCGGTGATTTCGACCAGACCGACGCCCGTGTTTTCGTCGGGGAGCGCCGCCAGCACGCGGAACGTCGCGTCGGGGAACCGTGTCGAGAGGTCAGCGATCCAGATATCGTCGGGGAGCGTGACGGCCAGCTTCGCCGTGGGCATGAAGGCACGGTAGGCGCCCGCGCATATAAGACCGCGAAAACGGAGTGGCATGTCACAGGTCGCCCGAGGCGGGCGAACCGGCGCGCGTGGTATCAGCCGTACAGCGCCCCCTCGTGGCTGGTGCCGTGGGCGTCGGGGTCGTAAATCTCCTCGCGTTCCTCCCCGAGCACGTCGACTTCCGCGAGCATCCCCTTCCGAGCGACGCGGCTGAGGGCGTGGTCGACGAGTTTGATCCGTTCGGGGACCGGCGTCTCCATCTCGCCGATCATACAGCTCCCCGGCGGCACCTTCATCGTCTGGATGTTCTTGTCGGCGTAGGCCTCGAAGTTCCCGTCCTCGGGGAGACCGCCGTCGCGGTAGGCTCGCGACCAGACGTTGCCGATGGGGTGGAAGTTACTGGAGAGGTTGGGTCCGCCGTCGACCATGAACACGCGGACGCGTTCGCCCTGATTGACCTCGACCGGGCCGCGGTTGGCAGCCGCCCACGCGTACTTCTCGCCGTTCAGCAGGACGTAC
This window encodes:
- a CDS encoding helix-turn-helix domain-containing protein, producing the protein MPTAKLAVTLPDDIWIADLSTRFPDATFRVLAALPDENTGVGLVEITAADVGGVLAGLDESEGVRVFETLYRGDDRALVQFETDDPLLLLSIRNSRAPFEPPVTIVDGIADLEITAPRDRLSSLADQFRTFGLQFDVRSVRTSIDSESVVTDGQRRLIETAVEQGYYDTPRTCTLTELADHLGIAKSTASERLHRAESAIIRAFVADEAAVSSEN